The sequence below is a genomic window from Anopheles cruzii chromosome 3, idAnoCruzAS_RS32_06, whole genome shotgun sequence.
TAGGCTAATGTCCAACAATGTGTCCGCTGCGGAGGCCCCGTCATGTCGGTGATTAGATTACAACGAATTTGATTTGTGGCGCGCGGCACTGGCCGGAACGAACGGGGCCCGGACCAAAGTCGAGTGTCAATGCGGGTGCCCATGGCCTACGGTTCCGGACGCCGGAGTGAAGGTTATTTATTCTGCCAAAGTCTTCACGCTAATTGCAGCGAGGGGTGACCGGAAAAgttccgaaccgaccgactcgACCGGCGCTGCGCCTGAGGCAGATGGCAGATGGGATCCGGTAAAAGGATTAGCATTTCAATCACATCCCACCAAACCCAGTGGGGGTTAAatttccattcattttccaACTGCTTTCCGGTACAATACGTTGCCGGaattttggatttttggaGGAAGTTTTGGATTATTCGAATTAAAATTAGACGATGCTTCAAGGTTTTTACGGTTGGTGGACGAAAAATGCGAAAGCCACGACCAAAATGGACTAGTCCATAGCGAAGCCCTCTTTGGGAACTTTTTGGTGTACTAAAAGCACACCACAACAGTAATGTGCGCtgcaaacgaaatggaaaatacaacaaataaaaccacGGGGGCAGCCTTTGGTTCGGGTTTCGGTCATCTACGAGTCCGATGCATCCCTCCAAAATATGTTGCTCCGAGCCTTGCCCGAAGTTTCGCGAATGTTGTCGATCcggccgatgacgatgatgatgacggtacTGATGATGGCGGATGGTTGGACGGACTTTCGCCGGAAGGAAGGCGAGCGAGAGCGGACGTTgcatacaaataaataaaaatgcaccGTCACTGTGCCGCCCCGTCGTGCACACGACGGcgtttactaggtgtgtgcgttgagaagtgaaattttagaatgatggctgcacctgccgattgggacttcccagttttgcggttcattcatcattacctcattttgatatcaggtaaatcagtccaggtcgcaaaaaaagttaatcagttatcaaacgaccgttgaaagggttagaccatgccaacttttgtgcctgaaaatgacatttcgcggacattacaatttttctgctcctcttgaagaaaactgcttcggaatcgcaccaaatgcttgtcgggacttggttttggaagatggcagtgctttaagtggtttaaaaaattccaaaatggcgattttgacttaacaaaaaaaagcgtcgaaggactccaaaaaacggactttctggtgggacagaaaggtatggtgtttcacaagctcctaaaacctgatggaaacgttaattccgatcgctactgacaacaaatgatcaatttggaccatgcattgatcgaaaaacgaccaaaatgcaattctaggggttccaatgggggcgcctggtggctcgtgaaaacaagcacgaggccccccaaaaaacaaaactgtttcaggatactatcaaatcacttggatgggagctgctattcctccccgcgttattcaccagacttggctctttccgaatatcattcattttcatcgatgcgacacgtattggctgagcagcccttcgtttttccacgaggaagtcgaaattggatgactaattagtttacttaaaaagtcgaagcattctttcgtctaggaatccatgattaagcagagagataggagaaatgtatagctaacgatggcacatacttcgaataaaatagaaatttgcataaaaattttagaaacattttttgtatttcacttctcaacgcacacacctagtacaATGGCCATCAAAAGCCATCCCGTGGGCAATAGCCTATTGTGAAGGCGGAAGCCAGCCAACCCTCCCACAAAAGCTTCCACACGCTGCTGAAGCCCAATgcccaaccaaacacacacacacacacatcgatgGGTTAGGGCTGAAGCCTCGGGCGATCGACGTTCAGTGCTGGTGCTTTATCAGCGAAGCTGTCAAAGCAATCACCATGGCGAATGCGTTGATGTGTAGCTGGTGCATCGCTGCATGGAAGGCCACGGGAGTTGTTTTCACGATGCTCCAATTTATACATCTACGtttttgctgccgttgttgttgttgttgttactgctgctgctgctgctgcggccgcttTTGCCAACGTCCATTACACACTCCTTACACACGCCACAGAGGGAAAGGTCCAGGAAGTGGGAGCCTTGTGAGTTTGAaagtatcgatttttccgacTTTTCCAAATCACTCCGCCcgcgctctctccctctctctctctctctctgtctctctcactcactcaagctcattcactctctctcacacacatacCTACGGCCACCGCGCCCCACAACGGCCGCCGGGGGCGTTCGGagcagaaatggaaaattattttcccactTTCTGACCAGCGCTTTTGGCCGAGGGAGAGCAAAGGAAAGCGATACGGGGAGGCCACTTGACTCCACCGTGGGGTGCTCAAGGATGTTGGTGTTGTTTAAAGCAAAAGATTAGCTGGAGTGGGTCATTTATTTGCCAGAGTTGAACTGACCTTCTAGGTCTGGATTTGGATTCTGGTGGACTTTGGTCGGTTTGGAGGCTTTCCCATGGCTACTGtcatcggccgccggttcACAAAAGATCCATAGTACGCTCAAATAGTCGAGTCACAATTGTGTCCAGGTTTGTGTGTGATCAATTTGAATTTTGCAAACGAAGCTATTAGAAGCTTCGCCACTGAAACGATCACCTAAGATAGtcgttggcgaaaaactcaATAAACTCACTAGAACACTTCATGATCGTTTGCGAAATGGCGCTTCGTGATGGGGATCAGCAATGGTActcgaaaactgctcgaaaacaGATAATACGGCAAATCGCTTAAAACAATTGCTTAGCCAGGAGAACATCACCTCAAAGATCACGAAATTAACGTATAAAAATCCACACCACGTCTGTCGACGTTGAAGCCGTGCGTGCCTCGACCGGGGCTCAACGGTCAaccataatttattcatcaacagGAACGCCGATAACCACaaccggtgcggtggtgctTTTCCTTGACGAAGACCCTGTTACTGGGCTCCGTTCAATTGTCGCAGCATTCACAACGAAACTGTGTCCATAACTGTGTACACTTCCCACAGCCCGGAACCGGCCCCATAGTCGTCTCCCGGCCCTGATAGATAGTGGCAACGGGGCAATTATAATGGGTCCGGTCGTTTGGTAATTCACTGTTAATATCTCATACCACATTGGCTTATTTGTACACCACGCTGCCCGCGTGCCCGTTGGCCTAGCGGTAATTAATCAAGTTCCTCATATCAGTTGCTCTTGGCCATTCCCGCTCCATCATCCCGACTTCGCAACAATGGGATCAGCGGGAGTCGCTGGTACGACGGCGCTGGCCAGCGGGAACGGATAAAAGGATACAATTAACGATGCACTTTGTCGCTCCTTCCTTTTGCGCTCTTTTTGTCCACTCTTTCTCggcttctctctctcactccatctctcgctctctttctttctctcgttctcgcaAAGTGAATCCAAAACAAATCGTATGTCGCCCGAGGGACAACTGAAAGCGGAGGTTAAACTTTTATCCAAACCTCAACATAACCTCCCCGCGTTCGGGTGACTCGACGGTTCGATTCGCATGattcgccgtgccgtgttctGCGCTTCACAGGCTCACGGAGGGGAGTCCCAACggtcaccaacaccaacacgcTCGGCGACCATCTGGTccgtcgccatcatcggcaccgtccgtccgtccgtcgtcgagTGCAGCGATTGCGGGTGGGACCAAAACTGATTGTGTAACAAccactttttttgtttgcttcttcttccgcaACCAGCGTGGACTATCGAGTGTTGGTTTCCCATCtatgtgctgtgtgtgtgtgtttgtgtgtatgttcCACTTCCgctcttccgttccgttgctggTTTCGAGGGCCAGAAAGGACTTTGCCTAGTTAGTAGTTCGCCTTTATTTTGCAATGGTTCgtatctttctctctctctctctctctctctagctttTCTAGTGTTTTCTATCTCACCCGCTATggctttgtttcgttttctttccgaTCGTGCAATTTCGTTGAGGGGAAATTTCGGCGAACTTGGCGAATCAAGACGAGACAAGCGAGCTGCTTCAAATTCTTGAGTAAGTAATCAAATAACAACTCATCGAACAATTTTAATCTCCAGCTAAGCCCTTCAGGGAACCAAACATTCCGTTCCACGTCCATCTCTTTGTTCGGGTGGCGAACGATCAACTTGTCGCGTTTTTCCTAGATATCCATTCCATCGCTCCAGCCATCGGCCACGAGCTGGCCAGCTTCATCGCTTCGTACACTTTAAGCACGATTTAACCGAATCGAGTCAGGTGAGAAATCAATCGTTACACACCCACCTACGCATACACTTACGTacaccctcacacacacacacacgagttgGCTCCCATTACGACGGGAATCAATGATGATCCTGTACGGTACACACATGACACACGGGGATTCAACTACATACGAGTAGAAAACGGTTGGCAGGGAAAAAAATTAGATAATCCCGATCCTTTTCCGTGGACAGACTCGCTAGATGTGGGTATGTAACCGCAGGGTCCCATAAGACCCACTCTCCGGCGAGCCCTCCGGTGCCACAGGTTTGCCAACTTTGGGGAAGATGGGAGCGATGCCTTGGAGCGCTGGCTGTGCGCCTGCACGACCGTCTACTACACACACGGGTGATAAGCACACTTTGGAGAAAACTATCACAACGATAAGCGTAGTTCAGTCTAGGTTCTATGAACCGTGAGTCCTTGATTCCTTTCACCTTGGGTGTGCTTTCTTGGGGATCGCCAATTTTGAACTCGAAACTCGAGGCACGCTGACTCTACTTGTCGCCAAGGTTCGTGCCGTTACGTTCGTCCCAAGATAGCTTGCACAGGTGGCGAACGTAACGCACGAACGAGTAAATAACGTGCACCGCACCTGATAACACTCGTCGTCAAAGGGAGCCACTTTTCTGAGCAAAGTCGTTGGACTCCATTCTTCTTTCTCGCGATGTTCGGCCAGTCCTGGTCGGTGCCGAAGGTGATACGCTTCAAACGAGTGCGGAAAACTTTAGCGCGGACGTCGCGACCAACGGACgagcatcggatcggaatTGCAGCGCTAGACTGAGGCTCGCAGTGTTTCGTTCGAGGCCACGGACCGCTCCCCACGGTGGGAGAGAtcaaaaacggtggccaacggtgtGCTGTCTGCGACCCACAGATACACCCGCGCACGCTGCAAAAGGATACGGGAAACACTAACACTGTCGCAGTCATCGCCACCGCTACCACCACTATGGCACGACCCACAGAGGGTTACTCTGGCGATCGAGAGAAGCGGCGAGCTGTGAAGAGAGTGAAGAGAGCGACGGAACCCACACGGGCCCTGGGGCCGATCCTTGCCATGATtagtgcaaaataaataaattacaacgTCCGCCCTGTCGTTTGGGATTCGGAAAAGCATCGGAAAATGAGACTCGAAATGTTACCGTTGGCATTTGGAGGCGCATCCTGGAACGCCAAcagccaccaggcggctccattaAGCTTTCGAACCGCCAGACCGCCCGAAAAAAGCTGGTTGCGAACCGATTGTCTTTGTGTTTCGCTCGTGAGCTAGACATGGTGACGGTATTTTCCGAACGATTCTCGGAAAACCCAAAGGaaaggaggaaaaacaaaactcgactCTCGTTCATTTTTCTCTGTCTGCCAAAGCTCACCGTACGCTATTTTCTCATCTGCCCGACGGGAACTTCCCCTACATCAGTGAGTGCGTGAGCGGACCAGGGTCCATTGTAGTGGTGTGCCGCTTTTATTATTCGTCCTTTCGTTTCGGGAGGTGGTTCGAGGTTTTGCACTGGCTGTACGCCATTATCCTACCGGTGGAGGACCAAACGCAAACAATGCCGCACACATACAGGCTCGGGCGCGTAACGCGGTGCGCACACCAAAGCGCTCGGGGGTTGTGTTGTTTACATGATGACTGCCCGTACCAATACATCGGCCCTGCTCGGCCGTCTGGTGTGTCTGGCCACCCGCTAGCCACACACAAGTGCACCGCAGCGGTGTCTGCGACTTGCGCTGCCGGCGGACAGAAGACGGCGGCTCCGGTGGCTTTTCATTCAGAGATTTTTCCTTCGATGTGCTTCGCTGACAGCAGCGACTGGCACCACGCCGATTCACGGTGCTGGATTCAGCGCAGTCATCGTTCGCGGTGAGGGCAGCTTTGTTTGCTCAAAGCAAGGGCCCACCATTACCTTTCATGCGGCTCGCATGTGGCGGAGCCCTGCGCAGCCACCCTGCGTTGAGAAGATAAGAAATTGCTTTGCTGTCGGTCGTTTACCGTGCGACACAAGACAAGGGTGATGTTGCTGGCATTTGATGTCCAGGATACACGCCCACCATGCATTCACACGAGCCTTCTGGTGCGCCCGACATTATTACGCGCTGTTGGGCGTGTGCAATGCTTTTATGAAACACCAATGCAATTGTGCAGCCAACGGTAATTGTTCCTCGGATATTGCTCGGAAGGCTTCAGAAGCGAACGAGCAATAGTTGCTTTTAccagcatgtgtgtgtgtgtactcaTTGTGGTGCTGTTTGTCTAGGTCTAACTTCCTGTACCATCGTGGTATATGCTTGTGTTTGAACCAGTGAAAGCGGTGGCCCACATAGGTGACCCATCAGCACACGCGTTTGTGGTTTATGAATGGAGGAGCAAACATGCGCTTCGTGTGCGTTAAGCAACATGGTGCGCCACATGTGAATGCCCATCCCATCCATTGGCCTGATTAACTACGATATAAATTGTTCGCCACATTGATTGCGcatcaatcaatcactttCAAGTCCTAGCATTAAACCTTGCCTTATTAAACCTTAAAGTTCTAGCATATTTTAGCACTTTAAAAATTAGTGATTTTCATATTGTCACTGTCGTTTACCAACGTATCCGGAATCGAAAGCATCGGTAAGTTCGACGGGCGCCACAGCACCAGATATGCAACCGAACATTTCCTCTACAAtattggaaatttatttaccGTGATGCGTATTCGTGACAGCACCTCGTCGGGTTTAATGTAAACAGAGTAAACATTATTTACCCTATTAAATATGGCCAATCCGTCTTCAAACATTTTATCGCTACACCATTTTGCCTTTCGGCCTAGTGAGTGCGACCTAATTTGATCGTTGCAGTCTTAGAAAGATACCAACCACTGGGCACCCAAAAAATGACAGTTGCGACTTGTTTATTTTGCTGTTGTTCAAATCAACTTCCTTAACGCTTTTTACAAACAATTCACCGGTTAGTTCTTTTCGTGTGTGTAAGTCGAATAAAACGTGCTCCACAATGCCTGCTGACGAAATTCAGTACTCTGAGAAGTATTACGACGATGTGTTCGAATATCGACACGTTATACTGCCGCCGGACTTGGCGAAACTCGTTCCCAAGACCCACCTCATGACGGAGACCGAGTGGCGTAATTTGGGAGTGCAGCAGTCGCCCGGATGGGTGATGTATATGGTAAAATAACCGTTTCCTGGAGAATAATACACTAGCGAGTTGTTTGGCAAATAGTTTTACGCATTTTTCTCCATTCGTTTGAAGGTACACGCACCAGAACCACACATCCTGCTATTCCGGCGTCCTCGTGCGGCAGTGCCAACGGAACAGCCTTAGAATCGTTATTTGTGTTCGGACTTTTGTTACTTTGAGTGTTCTCCGATCTCATTACCATTCCTATTGTTGTACACGCGGAATCAAGCTGCAAC
It includes:
- the LOC128273000 gene encoding cyclin-dependent kinases regulatory subunit, translating into MPADEIQYSEKYYDDVFEYRHVILPPDLAKLVPKTHLMTETEWRNLGVQQSPGWVMYMVHAPEPHILLFRRPRAAVPTEQP